A stretch of Geomonas oryzisoli DNA encodes these proteins:
- a CDS encoding MalY/PatB family protein, with product MTQKKYDFDEIIDRRGTASEKWDKYRGRDIIPLWVADMDFRSPPAIIQALHERVEHGVFGYTAPPESLVQAVMDSLEAEFDWQVRREWITWLPGLVTGLNVSCRAVGEAGDDVVTFTPVYPPFMSAPPLSGRNVINVPLRCDGNVWGLDLEALEAAVTPRTRQLLLCSPHNPVGRVWTRDELAALDDFAVRHDLVICSDEIHAGLVLEPGVRHIPIATLSPETSRRTITLMAPSKTYNVPGLGCSFAVISDDTLRRAFRKAMGRIVPHVNLLGYTAAEAAYRDGEEWRRELLEYLRGNRDLVEKEVTGMGLTVARVEATYLSWIDLRETGIEDPVRFFEEAGVGLSGGSDFGLPGYVRLNFGCRRELLQEALGRMRLALEGKRG from the coding sequence ATGACGCAGAAGAAGTACGATTTCGACGAGATCATCGACCGGCGCGGCACCGCGAGCGAAAAATGGGACAAGTACCGCGGCCGCGACATCATCCCCCTGTGGGTGGCGGATATGGATTTCCGTTCGCCCCCTGCCATCATCCAGGCGCTGCACGAGCGGGTGGAGCACGGCGTGTTCGGCTATACCGCGCCGCCGGAGAGTCTGGTGCAGGCGGTGATGGACTCGTTGGAGGCGGAGTTCGACTGGCAGGTGCGCAGGGAATGGATCACCTGGCTGCCTGGGCTGGTAACCGGGCTCAACGTGAGCTGCCGTGCGGTGGGTGAGGCGGGGGACGATGTCGTCACCTTCACGCCGGTCTATCCCCCCTTCATGTCGGCGCCCCCCCTTTCCGGCCGTAACGTCATCAACGTGCCGCTTCGCTGTGACGGGAATGTATGGGGGCTGGACCTGGAGGCGCTGGAGGCCGCGGTGACACCAAGGACCAGGCAGCTTCTTTTGTGCAGCCCGCACAATCCGGTGGGGCGGGTCTGGACCCGAGATGAACTTGCGGCGCTGGACGATTTCGCGGTGCGGCACGACTTGGTCATCTGCAGCGACGAGATCCATGCCGGCCTGGTCCTGGAGCCGGGGGTGCGTCACATCCCGATCGCCACGCTCTCCCCGGAAACCAGCCGGCGCACCATCACCTTGATGGCGCCCAGCAAGACCTACAACGTGCCGGGACTCGGCTGCTCCTTCGCAGTCATCTCCGACGACACCCTGCGCCGCGCCTTCAGGAAGGCGATGGGGCGCATCGTGCCGCACGTGAATCTCTTGGGTTATACCGCCGCCGAGGCGGCCTACCGCGACGGGGAGGAGTGGCGCCGGGAACTTTTGGAATACCTGCGGGGCAACCGGGATCTGGTGGAAAAAGAGGTGACCGGGATGGGGCTAACCGTGGCGCGGGTCGAGGCGACCTACCTCTCCTGGATCGATCTGCGTGAGACGGGGATCGAGGACCCGGTGCGCTTCTTCGAGGAAGCCGGGGTCGGTCTTTCCGGGGGGAGCGACTTCGGTCTTCCCGGCTATGTGAGGCTCAATTTCGGTTGCCGGCGTGAACTGTTGCAGGAGGCGCTCGGGCGCATGCGGCTGGCGCTGGAGGGAAAAAGGGGGTAG
- a CDS encoding GMP reductase: MFLESDIKLGFSDVLIRPKRSNLKSRAQVDLQRHFRFLHSKYDWSGIPVIAANMDTTGTFEVADRLAEHGMLTALHKHYTVAEWDTWLDNHNHGDDIYNRIMVSTGTSDSDYDKFSAIIANHPKLQFICIDVANGYAESFVEFVQKVRDGFPDKTIVAGNVVTGEMVEELLLSGADIVKVGIGPGSVCTTRVKAGVGYPQLSAVIECADAAHGLGGRIVSDGGCTCPGDVAKAFGGGADFVMLGGMFAGHDESGGQIVERSGRQFKLFYGMSSATAMDKHSGGVAHYRASEGKTVEVPYRGPIDETVRDILGGVRSACTYVGAAALKELTKRTTFIRVGEQENRIFG, translated from the coding sequence ATGTTCCTGGAAAGCGACATAAAGCTGGGGTTCAGCGACGTACTCATCAGACCCAAGCGGTCGAACCTGAAGAGCAGGGCCCAGGTCGACCTGCAGCGACACTTCAGGTTCCTGCACAGCAAGTACGATTGGAGCGGCATCCCGGTGATCGCCGCCAATATGGACACCACAGGCACCTTCGAGGTGGCGGACCGGCTCGCCGAGCACGGGATGCTGACCGCGCTGCACAAGCACTACACGGTGGCGGAGTGGGATACCTGGCTTGACAACCACAACCACGGCGACGACATCTACAACCGCATCATGGTCAGCACCGGGACCTCGGACAGCGACTACGACAAATTCTCGGCCATCATCGCCAACCATCCCAAGCTGCAGTTCATCTGCATCGACGTCGCCAACGGCTACGCGGAGAGCTTCGTCGAATTCGTGCAGAAGGTGAGGGACGGCTTTCCGGACAAGACCATCGTGGCGGGCAACGTGGTCACCGGCGAGATGGTCGAGGAACTGCTGTTATCCGGTGCCGACATCGTCAAGGTAGGCATCGGCCCCGGTTCGGTCTGCACCACCCGCGTCAAGGCGGGGGTCGGCTATCCGCAACTTTCGGCGGTGATCGAATGCGCCGATGCCGCGCACGGGCTGGGGGGAAGAATCGTGTCCGATGGCGGTTGCACCTGCCCGGGGGACGTCGCCAAGGCCTTCGGCGGCGGGGCGGATTTCGTCATGCTGGGAGGGATGTTCGCGGGCCACGATGAGAGCGGCGGTCAGATCGTTGAACGCAGCGGTCGGCAGTTCAAACTTTTCTACGGCATGAGTTCGGCTACGGCCATGGACAAACACTCCGGTGGCGTAGCGCATTACCGCGCTTCGGAGGGGAAGACGGTGGAAGTACCCTACCGCGGCCCGATCGACGAGACGGTGCGGGACATCCTGGGCGGGGTGCGTTCCGCCTGCACCTACGTGGGAGCCGCCGCGCTCAAGGAGCTGACCAAGCGCACCACCTTCATCAGGGTGGGGGAACAGGAGAACAGGATTTTCGGGTAA